The following are encoded in a window of Cydia amplana chromosome 20, ilCydAmpl1.1, whole genome shotgun sequence genomic DNA:
- the LOC134657735 gene encoding uncharacterized protein LOC134657735, whose product MAGGDKSVEKEDAGVDTVMIARDYQVMRIEYLQMLSDAELALCDERPVDLLLNVNILASSLRPGLIHGAPGQATALNTIFGWILMGDAGDCATDICRSRFRGNSCQLVVGKLSIDDSIKRFWELEDVSSPNTVILSKEDQLCEEYFLANFRRTEEGRFVVPLPFADHSNKPTFSGSRAIALKRFSSLERKLLSNSDFYKNYVAFMKDYESCRHLEECDPPRVDVGKFFYIPHHGVLRPSSTSTPLRVVFDASAKDNRGISLNDALLPGQKLQNNIFHLLLRFRWHNVVFTADVKQMYRQILVSPEDAEYQRILWRPSVNEPVRDYRLLTVTYGVSSAPYQALRTIAQLARESGEEYPSGSAVLDRDIYVDDVVSGAHSVEEARKLRSELSTILASGGFHLRKWTSNHQEFFDGVPSSDLYSEDFREFNSIGDISLKILGLSWLPQADDFTFRVAVEDRRCTKRTILSEIARIFDPLGLLSPVTFFAKYLMQLLWVSGVSWDDDAPENIVSEWREFKAQLPSLKSVSVPRRMVKDFVSLEVHGFCDASERGFCAVVYVRTSGEDGTQYVQLVCGKSRVAPLRKLSIPRLELLAAVLLADLVESVATALEPLHKIDKVQAWSDSSVALTWIKSCPSKWKTFVANRVSHIQEIIPPDCWRHVRTGDNPADCGSRGLLPDDLVHHSNWWKGPSWLVLDKPDWPKSTLSVDVDVLHEERKVTVLTVSVQETWTDNLMNKFSALRTLQRVLAYCFRFAHNVRNQKTSNNLLDGPLTPLEIKQALMFLVRSVQQHHFASEIEKVKNNLSNSLPKAFKKLSLFLDDAGLLRVGGRLSRASLEFDVKHPLLLPRDDRLTSLLIDEYHKRFMHPGVQTLHNLLAQHFWILSPKRAIHSVTSKCMKCFRVRPLGAPAPFMGDLPSYRVAQLKAFLSAAVDFGGPFDIALGRGRGNKTYKAYICVFVCTSTKAVHTELVTELSSDAFLAALRRFVARRGRCNRLVSDQGKNFVGASNVLQRLVGNAATNSEIKFEFNPPGSPHFSGLAEAGIKAVKTHLARVIGSQRLTYEEFLTVLTQVEALLNSRPLTPLSTDPNDLSALTPGHFLTTEPLSVVPEEDLSDVRVGPLQRWKLLQKMHQDFWNKWSKEYMHTLQQRMKWHDRQTDVQIGALVLVVNEQTGPMKWPLGRIVDTHPGSDGICRVVTVRTATGLYKRPVVKLCPLPV is encoded by the exons ATGGCAGGCGGTGATAAATCTGTCGAGAAAGAGGATGCTGGTGTAGATACGGTGATGATTGCTCGTGACTATCAGGTAATGAGAATTGAGTATTTGCAAATGTTGTCGGATGCTGAATTAGCGTTGTGTGACGAGA GACCTGTTGACTTGCTCCTGAACGTTAACATTCTCGCTTCTTCGTTGCGCCCTGGTTTAATCCATGGGGCCCCTGGCCAGGCGACTGCCCTCAACACCATTTTCGGGTGGATTCTGATGGGTGACGCTGGCGACTGTGCTACGGACATCTGTCGTTCTCGGTTCCGTGGTAACAGTTGCCAACTGGTCGTGGGCAAGTTATCGATTGACGACTCTATTAAGAGGTTCTGGGAGTTGGAAGATGTCAGCTCTCCGAACACCGTCATCTTGTCGAAGGAGGATCAGCTGTGCGAGGAATATTTTCTCGCTAACTTTCGTCGCACAGAAGAAGGTAGATTTGTCGTTCCTCTACCTTTCGCTGACCATTCCAATAAACCCACCTTCTCGGGCTCTCGAGCCATCGCTCTTAAGAGATTTTCGTCGCTGGAGCGGAAGTTATTGAGTAACTCCGACTTCTACAAAAACTATGTAGCCTTTATGAAGGACTACGAAAGCTGTCGCCACCTCGAGGAGTGTGACCCTCCGAGGGTGGATGTGGGGAAGTTCTTCTACATTCCCCACCACGGAGTATTGAGGCCTTCGTCAACCAGTACTCCTCTCCGGGTCGTGTTTGACGCCAGTGCCAAGGACAACCGAGGCATCTCGCTAAATGACGCGCTACTACCAGGGCAGAAGCTGCAAAACAACATCTTCCACTTACTCCTTCGTTTTCGGTGGCATAATGTTGTTTTCACGGCCGACGTCAAGCAAATGTATAGGCAAATTTTAGTGTCCCCGGAAGATGCTGAATATCAGCGTATCCTATGGCGTCCGTCTGTCAATGAGCCTGTCCGGGACTATCGGCTGCTGACCGTTACTTACGGAGTTTCGTCCGCTCCTTACCAAGCTCTCCGCACCATTGCTCAATTGGCGAGGGAATCGGGGGAAGAATACCCTTCTGGTTCAGCAGTTTTAGACCGCGACATCTATGTCGACGATGTGGTGTCTGGAGCTCATTCTGTCGAAGAAGCACGGAAGCTTCGTTCGGAGTTGTCGACGATATTAGCTTCTGGTGGCTTCCATTTGCGGAAGTGGACGTCGAACCACCAGGAGTTCTTCGACGGTGTCCCCTCCTCAGACTTGTATTCTGAAGACTTTCGGGAGTTCAACTCCATTGGGGACATCTCTCTAAAAATTCTTGGCCTCTCGTGGTTACCTCAGGCGGACGACTTCACCTTTCGAGTGGCTGTCGAAGATCGTCGGTGCACTAAACGTACCATCCTCTCGGAAATTGCTCGAATTTTTGACCCTCTGGGCCTGCTCTCACCTGTGACGTTCTTCGCGAAGTACCTCATGCAGTTGCTCTGGGTCTCAGGTGTCTCATGGGATGACGACGCGCCAGAGAACATTGTATCCGAATGGCGTGAGTTCAAAGCGCAGCTGCCCTCGTTGAAGTCCGTCTCTGTTCCGCGTCGTATGGTCAAAGATTTCGTTTCGCTCGAAGTCCACGGGTTCTGCGATGCCTCAGAGCGAGGGTTTTGCGCGGTGGTTTACGTTCGAACGTCAGGCGAGGACGGAACGCAGTATGTCCAGTTGGTCTGTGGTAAATCGAGGGTGGCACCCCTGCGTAAGTTGTCTATACCACGTCTGGAGTTGCTGGCCGCGGTACTGCTTGCCGACCTGGTGGAGTCGGTCGCAACAGCTCTGGAGCCTCTCCACAAAATCGATAAGGTACAGGCGTGGTCCGATTCTAGCGTTGCGCTTACTTGGATAAAGTCTTGCCCTTCCAAGTGGAAAACTTTCGTGGCTAACCGCGTGAGCCACATCCAGGAGATTATTCCTCCCGATTGTTGGCGACACGTGAGGACTGGCGACAACCCAGCCGACTGCGGGTCGCGGGGGCTCTTGCCGGATGACCTGGTCCACCATAGTAACTGGTGGAAGGGTCCATCTTGGCTCGTGCTGGACAAACCTGACTGGCCTAAGTCAACGTTGTCAGTCGACGTGGATGTCCTACACGAAGAGCGCAAGGTGACTGTCCTCACTGTCTCAGTACAGGAAACGTGGACAGACAACCTAATGAACAAGTTCTCGGCACTGAGGACACTCCAACGTGTCCTCGCATATTGTTTTCGTTTCGCGCACAACGTAAGAAACCAAAAGACGTCCAACAACCTGTTGGACGGTCCTTTAACACCCCTGGAGATTAAACAGGCGCTTATGTTCCTCGTGCGTTCTGTTCAACAACACCACTTTGCCTCGGAGATCGAGAAAGTTAAAAACAATCTGTCGAACTCTCTCCCGAAGGCATTTAAGAAGTTGTCTCTATTCCTCGATGACGCGGGTCTCTTGAGGGTGGGCGGACGCCTGTCGCGAGCTTCTCTCGAATTCGATGTTAAACATCCCCTGTTGTTACCCCGCGACGATCGTCTTACCTCCCTCTTGATCGACGAGTACCATAAGCGTTTCATGCACCCAGGCGTGCAAACGCTTCATAATTTGCTAGCGCAGCATTTCTGGATACTGTCCCCAAAACGAGCTATCCACTCAGTCACGTCGAAATGCATGAAATGCTTCCGTGTTCGACCACTCGGTGCTCCTGCGCCGTTCATGGGCGACTTGCCGTCTTATCGGGTAGCCCAGCTCAAAGCGTTCCTGAGTGCTGCTGTCGACTTCGGAGGACCTTTTGACATAGCTCTGGGTCGCGGGCGAGGCAACAAGACCTACAAGGCTTACATTTGCGTCTTCGTGTGCACTTCGACTAAGGCTGTACACACGGAGCTCGTCACTGAGCTGTCCTCAGACGCATTTCTCGCCGCGCTTCGCCGCTTCGTCGCGCGTCGTGGTCGGTGTAATCGGTTGGTTTCCGACCAGGGCAAGAATTTTGTCGGCGCGAGCAATGTTCTGCAACGTCTCGTAGGAAATGCTGCTACGAATAGCGAGATTAAATTCGAATTTAATCCGCCAGGCAGCCCTCACTTCTCAGGTCTGGCTGAGGCCGGAATCAAGGCTGTCAAAACACATTTGGCTCGAGTCATCGGTAGCCAGAGGTTGACGTACGAGGAGTTTCTGACAGTCTTGACTCAGGTTGAAGCTCTCCTTAATTCAAGACCTCTTACTCCTCTCAGTACCGATCCTAATGACTTATCGGCCCTCACTCCGGGCCATTTTCTCACAACGGAGCCCTTATCTGTCGTGCCCGAGGAAGATCTCTCGGATGTTCGGGTAGGGCCACTTCAACGGTGGAAGTTGCTGCAGAAAATGCACCAAGACTTTTGGAACAAGTGGTCAAAAGAATACATGCATACTCTGCAGCAGCGAATGAAGTGGCACGACCGGCAAACCGACGTCCAAATCGGTGCTCTCGTGCTCGTGGTTAACGAGCAGACAGGCCCCATGAAGTGGCCTCTGGGTCGCATCGTCGACACTCATCCCGGGTCCGACGGGATTTGTCGTGTGGTGACCGTGCGCACGGCTACGGGATTGTACAAACGGCCCGTGGTCAAGCTGTGCCCTTTACCCGTCTAA